From the Clostridium putrefaciens genome, one window contains:
- a CDS encoding NAD(P)H-dependent glycerol-3-phosphate dehydrogenase → MSKITFLGGGSFGSALSVLLAKKGNVITLWDRKKSVIDDINNNRSNNKYLKDVRFPENVFATEDITLALKDSEFVILAVPSHAIREISKVIKPYISKEAIVISIAKGIEEGSYKRLSQVIEEELENPIVVFSGPSHAEEVSLDIPTTVVVSSKDMDKAKVVQELFFTQSLRVYTNDDLIGVEIGGAVKNIIALAAGISDGIGYGDNAKAALMTRGMNEIIKVGECLGGKKETFFGLTGMGDLIVTCTSFHSRNRRAGILIGEGKTMDEAIEGVGMVVEGIKSCKAFYELKEKLNVSMPITDTLYKVLFQNKDPKKGVKELMQRDKKSEIY, encoded by the coding sequence ATGAGTAAGATAACCTTTCTTGGCGGAGGAAGTTTTGGGAGTGCCTTAAGTGTACTTTTAGCTAAAAAGGGCAATGTTATTACCCTTTGGGATAGGAAGAAGTCTGTTATAGATGATATAAATAATAATAGAAGTAATAATAAATATCTAAAAGATGTAAGGTTTCCTGAAAATGTATTTGCAACAGAAGATATTACATTAGCTTTAAAAGATTCAGAATTTGTAATCCTTGCAGTTCCATCTCATGCTATAAGAGAGATATCAAAAGTTATAAAGCCATATATCTCAAAAGAAGCTATTGTTATAAGCATTGCAAAGGGCATAGAGGAAGGAAGCTATAAAAGATTATCGCAGGTTATAGAAGAAGAGTTAGAAAATCCAATTGTAGTATTTTCAGGTCCTAGTCATGCAGAGGAAGTTTCTTTAGACATACCTACAACAGTAGTTGTAAGCTCAAAGGATATGGATAAAGCAAAGGTTGTTCAAGAACTGTTTTTTACACAAAGTCTTAGAGTTTACACTAATGACGATTTAATTGGTGTAGAAATAGGCGGAGCTGTTAAAAACATAATAGCTTTGGCAGCTGGTATATCTGATGGTATAGGGTATGGTGATAATGCAAAAGCTGCTTTAATGACTAGAGGTATGAATGAGATAATTAAGGTTGGTGAATGTCTTGGAGGAAAGAAAGAAACATTTTTCGGACTTACAGGCATGGGTGACTTAATAGTAACCTGTACTTCTTTTCATAGTAGAAACAGGAGGGCAGGTATACTAATAGGTGAAGGAAAGACTATGGATGAAGCTATTGAAGGTGTAGGTATGGTAGTAGAGGGTATAAAAAGCTGTAAGGCTTTTTACGAATTAAAAGAAAAACTAAATGTATCTATGCCAATAACTGATACTTTATATAAGGTTCTTTTTCAAAACAAAGACCCTAAAAAGGGTGTTAAAGAATTAATGCAAAGAGACAAAAAAAGTGAAATTTATTAA
- a CDS encoding DUF512 domain-containing protein, giving the protein MNTKICKIFKDSIAEELGIEIGDKIISINGNQIKDIIDYRFLMADEYVEVEIEKSDKELWILEIEKDYDEKLGIEFEDAIMDDARSCSNKCIFCFIDQLPKGMRKSLYFKDDDSRLSFLQGNFVTLTNMKDDDIDRIIRYRISPINISVHTTNGELRKKMLNNRFAGDIYDNLRKLASAGIQMNCQIVSCPGVNNGEELVNTIGDLYKLHPYIENVAVVPVGVTMHREGLFPLKLYNKQLATEEIKNVRKLQDIYEGEINEPFVRLSDEFYITSGMEIPEDDFYRGFKQLEDGIGMIRFFRDTIKKDLDKLNKYSTGSFTMVTGVSAYEEILMASKSIMGSNPNIHISVEKTINKVFGETITVAGLLTGKDIIDNLREKQLGEFIIIPKNMLRSGEKVFLDDITLDKMESELGKEVLVCDYTGEDLIDIINSNCKEEQIWQNQ; this is encoded by the coding sequence ATGAATACAAAAATATGCAAAATATTTAAAGATAGTATAGCAGAAGAGTTGGGTATAGAAATTGGAGATAAAATAATTAGTATCAACGGAAATCAAATAAAAGATATAATAGATTATAGATTTCTGATGGCAGATGAGTATGTAGAGGTGGAGATAGAAAAGTCCGATAAGGAACTGTGGATTCTAGAGATAGAAAAGGACTATGATGAAAAACTTGGAATAGAATTTGAAGATGCCATAATGGATGATGCTAGAAGCTGTAGTAATAAGTGCATATTTTGTTTTATAGATCAACTTCCAAAAGGGATGCGTAAATCACTGTATTTCAAAGATGATGATTCAAGACTTTCTTTTTTACAAGGAAATTTTGTAACCCTAACTAATATGAAAGATGATGATATAGATAGAATTATAAGATATAGAATTAGTCCTATTAATATATCTGTACATACTACTAATGGAGAGTTAAGAAAAAAGATGCTCAACAATAGGTTTGCAGGAGATATATATGATAACCTAAGAAAGCTAGCTTCGGCGGGAATACAAATGAACTGTCAAATAGTTAGTTGTCCTGGCGTTAATAATGGAGAAGAATTAGTAAATACTATTGGAGATCTTTATAAACTTCATCCTTATATTGAAAATGTGGCTGTAGTACCAGTTGGAGTTACTATGCATAGAGAAGGATTATTTCCGTTAAAGTTGTATAATAAACAATTGGCTACAGAAGAGATAAAAAACGTTAGGAAACTTCAAGATATATATGAAGGTGAAATTAATGAACCCTTTGTAAGATTATCTGATGAATTTTATATAACATCAGGTATGGAAATTCCAGAAGATGATTTTTATAGGGGATTTAAACAACTAGAAGATGGTATTGGAATGATAAGATTTTTTAGAGATACAATAAAAAAAGATTTAGACAAGTTGAATAAATATAGCACTGGTAGTTTTACTATGGTTACAGGGGTATCTGCTTATGAAGAGATATTAATGGCATCAAAAAGCATTATGGGAAGTAACCCCAATATTCATATAAGCGTGGAAAAGACTATCAATAAAGTTTTTGGGGAAACTATAACAGTAGCAGGACTACTAACAGGAAAAGATATAATAGATAATTTAAGAGAAAAACAATTAGGTGAGTTCATAATTATACCTAAAAATATGTTAAGAAGTGGCGAAAAAGTATTTTTAGATGATATAACATTAGATAAAATGGAAAGTGAACTTGGCAAGGAAGTATTAGTTTGTGATTATACAGGCGAAGACTTGATAGATATAATAAATAGTAATTGTAAGGAGGAACAAATATGGCAAAACCAGTAG
- a CDS encoding phosphate ABC transporter substrate-binding protein yields MNKNISKFIKTGLSIVLIGGILAGCSTKSENKESENKIEGSITVTGSTALQPLAQQIAKMFNEKNPNAIISVQGGGSGTGLKDVAAGNVDIGNSDVFAEEKLDQDKAKELIDNKVCVVGFAAVANSKVNLNSLTKDQLIDIFTGKIVNFKELGGDDIKITIISRPDSSGTKATFKKYALDGAKEATGEALKEDSSGAVAKAVKETEGSISYLASSYLSNEKNLDGIKVLKYEDVEMSKENITTGKYPIWSYEHMYTKGEAVGLTKAYIEFFATDESKRAMEKLGYYPTSDMKVTRDK; encoded by the coding sequence ATGAATAAAAATATATCAAAGTTTATTAAAACTGGCTTATCAATAGTACTTATTGGAGGAATTTTAGCAGGGTGCTCAACTAAATCAGAAAATAAAGAAAGTGAAAATAAAATAGAAGGAAGTATAACAGTTACAGGATCTACAGCGCTTCAACCATTAGCACAGCAAATTGCTAAAATGTTTAATGAAAAGAATCCAAATGCAATTATAAGTGTCCAAGGAGGCGGAAGCGGTACAGGGCTTAAAGATGTGGCCGCAGGAAATGTTGATATCGGTAACTCAGATGTTTTTGCAGAAGAAAAGTTGGATCAAGATAAAGCTAAAGAACTTATAGATAATAAAGTTTGTGTAGTTGGATTTGCAGCTGTTGCTAACTCAAAAGTAAATCTAAATAGCTTAACTAAAGATCAACTTATAGATATATTTACAGGTAAAATAGTTAACTTTAAAGAACTTGGTGGAGATGATATAAAGATAACTATAATAAGTAGACCAGATTCTTCAGGGACTAAAGCAACTTTCAAAAAATATGCTTTAGATGGAGCTAAAGAAGCAACAGGAGAAGCGTTGAAAGAAGATTCAAGTGGTGCTGTGGCTAAAGCAGTTAAAGAAACAGAAGGATCGATATCCTATCTAGCATCATCCTATTTATCAAACGAAAAAAACTTAGACGGAATTAAAGTTTTAAAGTATGAGGATGTAGAGATGTCAAAAGAAAATATAACTACAGGTAAATATCCTATATGGTCTTATGAACACATGTACACAAAAGGTGAAGCAGTTGGGTTAACAAAGGCATATATAGAGTTTTTTGCTACAGATGAATCTAAAAGGGCTATGGAGAAATTAGGATATTATCCAACTAGTGACATGAAAGTTACAAGAGATAAATAA
- the gltX gene encoding glutamate--tRNA ligase, with protein sequence MSNEELGEFLFPKIEKTPKYYLENYPKREIKKQSKVVRYAPSPTGFQHIGGVFAALINERIASQSEGVFILRIEDTDQKREVEGAIYDTIETMKHFGMDFNEGVTGEGEEIGGYGPYKQSLRKEIYQTFAKDLVKKGLAYPCFCTQEELNEVREKQTSIKVTPGYYGEYAKCRNLSLDDIKSHIEKGHNFILRLKSPGDIENRVEFHDLIKGDISFPENNQDIVIIKSDGLPTYHFAHAIDDYLMKTTHVIRGEEWLSSLPIHVQLFQVLGFDAPNFAHIPTIMKQDGDAKRKLSKRKDPESAVSYYKEQGYPVESVTEYLLNIINSNFEQWREENPDISYKEFPVSLEKMSKSGALFDIIKLNDVSKNIIAKMNSDKVYDLYIEWTKEFDKESYDLAVKYEEKLRKVFNIDKEGTKPRKDFEKWSDVKEKIFYFFDELFYLKGIEDVELPKNMNLDEAKNIVEEYIKIFDINGDNNIWFENLKSFALKLGYAGDRKTFKKDPENYKGMVSDVAGVIRSSITHRTNTPDLYTIIQIMGKEKVEERFKRFLNL encoded by the coding sequence ATGAGTAATGAAGAACTAGGAGAATTTTTATTTCCTAAAATAGAGAAAACGCCTAAATATTATTTAGAGAATTATCCTAAAAGAGAAATTAAAAAACAGTCTAAGGTAGTTAGATATGCGCCAAGCCCTACAGGATTTCAACATATAGGTGGTGTATTTGCAGCGCTTATAAATGAAAGAATAGCAAGTCAAAGTGAAGGTGTTTTTATATTAAGAATAGAGGATACTGACCAAAAAAGAGAGGTTGAGGGAGCCATTTATGACACTATAGAAACCATGAAGCACTTTGGAATGGATTTTAACGAGGGTGTAACAGGAGAAGGTGAAGAAATAGGTGGATATGGTCCTTATAAACAAAGTCTTAGAAAAGAAATTTATCAAACCTTTGCAAAAGACTTAGTTAAAAAAGGATTAGCATATCCATGTTTTTGTACTCAAGAAGAATTAAATGAAGTTAGGGAAAAGCAAACTTCAATAAAAGTTACTCCAGGGTATTATGGGGAGTATGCAAAATGCAGAAATTTATCTTTAGATGATATTAAATCTCATATTGAAAAGGGCCACAATTTTATTTTAAGATTAAAGTCCCCAGGAGATATAGAAAATAGAGTTGAATTTCATGACTTAATAAAAGGCGATATATCTTTTCCAGAAAATAATCAAGATATAGTTATAATAAAGTCAGATGGGCTCCCAACTTACCATTTTGCACATGCTATTGACGATTATTTAATGAAAACTACCCATGTAATAAGAGGTGAAGAATGGTTATCCTCATTACCAATACATGTTCAATTATTTCAGGTTTTAGGATTTGATGCTCCAAACTTTGCTCATATTCCAACCATAATGAAACAAGATGGAGACGCTAAAAGAAAGCTAAGCAAAAGAAAAGATCCTGAAAGTGCTGTTTCTTATTACAAAGAACAAGGGTATCCTGTAGAGTCAGTTACTGAGTATCTTTTGAATATAATAAACTCTAATTTTGAGCAGTGGAGAGAAGAAAATCCTGATATAAGTTATAAAGAGTTTCCAGTATCTTTAGAGAAGATGAGCAAAAGTGGAGCCTTATTTGATATAATTAAGCTAAATGATGTAAGCAAAAATATAATAGCTAAAATGAACTCCGACAAGGTATATGACTTATATATAGAGTGGACAAAAGAATTTGATAAAGAAAGTTATGATCTTGCAGTTAAGTATGAAGAAAAATTAAGAAAAGTCTTTAATATAGATAAAGAAGGAACAAAGCCAAGAAAAGACTTTGAAAAGTGGAGTGATGTTAAAGAAAAGATATTTTATTTCTTTGATGAACTGTTCTATCTTAAAGGTATAGAGGATGTAGAACTTCCTAAAAATATGAATTTAGATGAAGCAAAAAATATAGTTGAAGAATATATTAAGATATTTGATATAAATGGAGATAATAATATATGGTTTGAAAATCTAAAGTCATTTGCTTTAAAATTAGGTTATGCAGGAGATAGAAAAACCTTTAAAAAGGATCCGGAAAACTACAAAGGCATGGTTTCAGATGTTGCTGGAGTTATAAGGAGTTCTATCACACATAGAACTAATACACCTGATTTGTACACTATAATTCAAATAATGGGTAAAGAAAAGGTAGAAGAAAGATTTAAACGATTTTTAAATCTATAG
- the der gene encoding ribosome biogenesis GTPase Der codes for MAKPVVAIVGRPNVGKSTLFNKLAGKRISIVEDTPGVTRDRIYAEAEWLRYNFTMIDTGGIEPQNDDIIIAQMRRQAQIAIETATVIVFIVDGKEGLTPADHEVAHMLRTSKKPVVLVVNKVDSLKDENNAFEFYNLGIGDPITISATQGLGLGDMLDTIVEHFKDSDYQENDDEYIRIAMVGKPNVGKSSLINKLLGEDRVIVSDIPGTTRDSIDSHLETELGKFILVDTAGLRRKSKVKKEIERYSVIRTLTSIERSDVCILMIDAQDGVTDQDEKIIGYAHELNKAVMIVVNKWDLIEKDDKTMEKFKKEIAIKLSFLSYAPYLFISALTGQRTHKILAMAKDCYNNYSRRITTGLLNEVVNRAILMKEPPVVALKRLKVYYVTQTGVKPPTFVFFVNSKTTLHFSYERYLMNQLRAGFNFEGTGIKLEFREKKE; via the coding sequence ATGGCAAAACCAGTAGTTGCAATAGTAGGTAGACCAAATGTAGGTAAATCCACTTTGTTTAACAAATTAGCAGGTAAAAGAATTTCAATAGTAGAAGACACTCCAGGGGTAACAAGAGATAGAATATACGCAGAGGCTGAATGGTTAAGGTATAACTTCACAATGATAGATACAGGTGGTATAGAGCCACAAAATGATGACATTATAATTGCTCAAATGAGAAGGCAAGCACAAATTGCTATTGAAACCGCTACTGTAATAGTATTTATAGTAGATGGTAAAGAAGGGCTTACACCAGCAGACCATGAAGTTGCACATATGCTTAGAACTAGCAAAAAGCCTGTAGTACTTGTAGTAAATAAGGTAGATTCACTTAAAGATGAAAATAATGCCTTTGAATTTTATAATTTAGGAATAGGGGACCCTATAACTATATCAGCAACTCAAGGACTAGGTCTTGGAGATATGCTTGATACTATAGTAGAACACTTTAAAGATAGTGATTATCAAGAAAATGATGATGAATACATTAGAATAGCTATGGTAGGTAAACCCAATGTAGGTAAGTCATCATTAATTAATAAACTTTTAGGTGAAGATAGGGTTATTGTAAGTGATATACCTGGAACAACTAGAGATTCTATAGATAGTCACTTAGAAACTGAACTAGGTAAATTTATATTAGTAGATACAGCAGGCCTTAGAAGAAAGAGTAAAGTTAAAAAGGAAATTGAAAGATATAGTGTTATAAGAACTCTAACATCTATAGAAAGATCTGATGTGTGTATACTTATGATAGATGCACAAGATGGTGTTACTGATCAAGATGAAAAGATTATTGGATATGCTCATGAACTTAATAAGGCTGTAATGATAGTAGTTAACAAATGGGACTTAATAGAAAAAGATGATAAAACTATGGAGAAGTTTAAAAAAGAAATAGCTATAAAATTATCATTTTTAAGTTATGCACCATATCTATTTATTTCAGCACTTACAGGACAAAGAACACATAAGATTTTAGCTATGGCAAAGGATTGCTATAATAATTATTCTAGAAGAATAACTACTGGATTATTAAATGAAGTTGTAAATAGAGCAATACTTATGAAAGAGCCACCTGTAGTAGCACTTAAGAGATTAAAAGTATACTATGTTACTCAAACTGGTGTAAAACCGCCTACATTTGTATTTTTCGTAAATAGTAAAACTACATTACATTTTTCTTATGAAAGATACTTAATGAATCAGTTAAGAGCTGGATTTAATTTTGAAGGTACTGGAATTAAATTAGAATTTAGAGAGAAAAAAGAGTAA
- the spoIVA gene encoding stage IV sporulation protein A, with the protein MNNFNIYKDISERTQGDIYVGVVGPVRTGKSTFIKRFMDTMVIPKIENAYKKQRAKDELPQSSSGKSIHTTEPKFVPNEAIEMSLEDGIKFKVRMVDCVGYIVKGALGYKEGEEPKMVTTPWYDYAIPFEEAAEIGTKKVITEHSTIGLLVTTDGSITDITREEYVEAEERVVEELKSMNRPFIIVLNSSKEYAPETIALRKELEEKYDVPVQTLDVLNMEEKDMMNLFQKVLKEFPIKEINIDMPQWIEKLEGTHWLKINFLNIIKDMCKNVYKVRDIKKILDGIKEEEFLENALIDEMDMGEGIARVTMNPKGGVFYQILSEICDSSIKGEDELLTVIKEFHLAKVEYDKISMALKDVKETGYGLVPPQLAEMKFEEPEIVKQGNKYGVKLKASAPSLHFIKADIKTEISPIMGSEKESEDLVKSLLEQFESDPSKMWQSNMFGKSLEVLVKEGLQNKLYKMPEDVQSKIQRTLQKIINEGNGGLICIIL; encoded by the coding sequence TTGAATAATTTTAACATATACAAGGATATATCAGAACGAACCCAAGGGGATATATATGTAGGAGTTGTAGGTCCTGTTAGAACAGGTAAATCAACATTTATTAAACGGTTCATGGATACCATGGTAATTCCTAAAATCGAAAATGCCTATAAAAAACAAAGAGCAAAAGATGAATTGCCACAAAGCTCCTCTGGAAAGAGTATTCACACAACAGAACCTAAATTTGTTCCGAATGAAGCTATAGAGATGAGTTTAGAAGATGGGATAAAGTTCAAGGTTAGAATGGTTGACTGTGTTGGATACATTGTAAAAGGAGCACTTGGATATAAAGAGGGAGAAGAGCCTAAGATGGTGACTACACCTTGGTATGATTATGCAATACCATTTGAAGAAGCAGCAGAGATAGGAACAAAAAAGGTTATTACAGAGCATTCTACTATAGGTCTTTTAGTAACTACAGATGGAAGTATAACAGATATAACAAGAGAAGAGTATGTAGAGGCAGAAGAGAGGGTAGTGGAAGAATTAAAAAGCATGAATAGACCCTTTATAATTGTTCTTAACTCATCTAAGGAATATGCTCCAGAAACTATAGCACTAAGGAAAGAATTAGAAGAAAAATATGATGTACCCGTTCAAACATTAGATGTATTAAATATGGAAGAAAAGGATATGATGAATCTTTTCCAAAAGGTACTAAAAGAGTTCCCAATTAAAGAGATAAATATAGATATGCCTCAATGGATAGAAAAACTTGAGGGCACACACTGGCTTAAAATTAATTTCTTGAACATAATAAAGGATATGTGCAAAAATGTTTATAAGGTAAGAGATATAAAGAAAATTTTAGATGGAATAAAAGAAGAGGAATTTCTAGAAAATGCTTTAATTGATGAGATGGATATGGGAGAAGGTATAGCTAGGGTTACTATGAATCCTAAGGGTGGAGTATTTTATCAAATACTTAGTGAAATATGTGATTCTAGTATAAAGGGAGAAGATGAACTTTTAACGGTTATAAAAGAGTTCCATTTAGCAAAGGTTGAATACGATAAAATATCTATGGCATTAAAAGATGTAAAAGAAACAGGTTATGGACTTGTACCACCTCAATTGGCTGAAATGAAATTTGAAGAGCCAGAGATAGTAAAACAAGGTAATAAGTATGGTGTGAAATTAAAAGCAAGCGCACCATCATTGCATTTTATTAAGGCAGATATTAAAACAGAGATATCACCTATTATGGGATCAGAAAAAGAAAGCGAAGATCTAGTAAAGTCTTTATTAGAACAATTTGAAAGTGATCCTTCAAAAATGTGGCAAAGTAATATGTTTGGTAAGTCCTTAGAAGTATTAGTAAAAGAAGGACTTCAAAATAAGTTATATAAGATGCCAGAAGATGTCCAAAGCAAAATTCAAAGGACGCTTCAAAAGATAATAAATGAAGGAAATGGTGGGCTCATTTGTATTATATTATAA
- the pstB gene encoding phosphate ABC transporter ATP-binding protein PstB, which translates to MSIIQTKDLDLYYGNSQALKKINLNIDKNTVTALIGPSGCGKSTFLRTINRMNDLIASVKIKGQVLFEGENIYDDYDVIELRKRIGIVFQKPNPFVMSVYDNVAYGPRIHGIKNKAKLDEIVENSLKESVLWEEVKDRLKRNAMGLSGGQQQRLCIARTLAVEPEIILMDEPTSALDPISTLKIEELMDTLKKEYTVIIVTHNMQQAGRISDNTAFFLTGEVIEYGKTEEIFHRPLDKRTEDYITGRFG; encoded by the coding sequence ATGAGCATAATTCAAACAAAAGATCTTGACTTATACTATGGAAATTCACAGGCTTTAAAAAAGATAAATTTAAATATAGACAAAAATACAGTTACAGCCCTTATTGGCCCCTCAGGTTGTGGAAAGTCAACATTTTTAAGAACTATAAATAGAATGAATGACTTAATTGCTTCAGTAAAGATAAAAGGGCAGGTTTTATTTGAAGGTGAAAATATATACGATGACTATGATGTAATTGAACTTAGAAAGAGAATAGGAATAGTATTTCAAAAGCCAAATCCATTTGTTATGTCTGTTTATGACAATGTAGCTTACGGGCCTAGAATACACGGAATAAAAAATAAGGCAAAGCTTGATGAAATAGTAGAAAATAGTTTAAAAGAATCTGTGCTTTGGGAAGAGGTAAAAGATAGATTAAAAAGGAATGCCATGGGACTTTCAGGGGGACAACAACAAAGGCTTTGTATAGCAAGAACCTTAGCTGTAGAGCCAGAAATAATTCTTATGGATGAACCCACATCTGCATTAGACCCAATATCTACGCTAAAGATAGAAGAATTAATGGATACATTAAAAAAGGAATATACAGTAATTATAGTTACACATAATATGCAACAAGCAGGGAGGATATCAGATAACACTGCATTTTTTCTTACAGGAGAAGTTATTGAATATGGAAAAACAGAAGAAATATTTCACAGACCTTTAGATAAAAGAACAGAAGATTATATAACAGGTAGATTTGGCTAA
- the phoU gene encoding phosphate signaling complex protein PhoU encodes MTRTSFDTDLKNLHREVLRMGSIVEKQIHLSIKALEEQDESLSLQVIKQDDLVDDLEREIEDKCIKLIAMQQPLAKDLRNVFTTIKIVTDLERMADHAVDIAKIVIRLKDEKYIRELTDIPRMSLIIQEMIRDSLDAYINADSSKAYAVCKMDDEIDDIYECSFTELLDYMIEDKSNAKQATQFLFVFKFLERIADHVTNICEWTIYLVTGETVDLND; translated from the coding sequence ATGACAAGAACATCTTTTGATACGGATTTAAAAAACCTTCACAGGGAAGTCTTAAGAATGGGTAGCATTGTAGAAAAACAGATACACTTGTCTATAAAGGCTCTTGAAGAACAAGATGAAAGCCTTTCTCTTCAGGTTATAAAACAAGATGATTTAGTAGATGATCTTGAAAGAGAAATAGAGGATAAGTGTATAAAACTTATAGCAATGCAACAACCTTTAGCTAAAGACCTTAGAAATGTATTCACCACTATAAAAATAGTAACAGATTTAGAACGTATGGCTGACCACGCTGTAGATATTGCAAAAATAGTTATAAGATTAAAAGATGAGAAATATATAAGAGAACTAACAGATATACCAAGGATGTCTTTAATTATTCAAGAAATGATAAGAGATTCTTTAGATGCATATATAAACGCTGATTCATCTAAAGCTTATGCTGTATGTAAGATGGATGATGAAATAGATGATATTTACGAGTGTTCATTTACAGAGCTTTTAGATTATATGATAGAAGATAAAAGCAATGCAAAACAAGCTACTCAGTTTTTATTTGTATTTAAATTTCTAGAAAGAATAGCAGATCATGTAACTAATATATGTGAATGGACCATCTATTTAGTTACAGGTGAAACTGTAGATTTAAATGATTAA